The sequence TGGCCTTGTAGGGAAGCCGTCCGGCGGACGTCACCACCGCCGTGCCGAGCGGCATGGGCCCCACGCGGGCCAGCTCGCGAAAGGGGCCAAGCCCCGCCCTGCGCTTGATGGCGCCGGACACGCCCTGCGGCAACAGCAGCCACCAGGGGATGATGTTCCGGTTCCACGCGTTGACGATGGCCTCCACCGGCTGGTCGAGCAGGTCTCCTTCGACGATGTGGACGGGCATGGACGCGAGCCTACCGCGCCGGTGTTTTGGATTGCGACGGGGTGCCCCTGTTCAAGACCGCCGCCACATGCCAGAACTCCGCGCATGAATTGGCGAATGGCGCTGGCGTGTCTGTCATTGATGGTTGCCACGGGTTGCGCGGGGACGCGGGCCCTCTGTCCCCAGGAGGGCGGCCGTCCCTGGTCCGAGGTCCAGAGCACCCACTTCCGCATCCAGACGAACCTGTCGCCCGAGGCGGCGAAGACCACGGCGCTGGAGCTGGAGAAGTACCGGCGCGCGCTGCTGCTGGCCTGGGGCCCCGACTTCGACCCGCCCGGCACGGTGGAGGTCATCCTGGTGCGCAACCAGAGCGAGCTCGACGAGTTCACCCAGGGCCACGCGGCCGGCTTCGCGGGCACCACGGAGCGGGGGCCGCTGATGGCCATGGCGGGCAACGGCTTCGTGCTGGATGACTCGCCGGACCTGCGCCTCCAGACGCACGAGCTGGCGCACTACCTGAGCACCTTCGTGCTGCTGCGCCAGCCCCGGTGGCTTGCGGAGGGACTGGCGCAGTACCTGGAGACGATTCACATCAAGGTCAGCACCAACGAGGTGGTGCTCGGCCGGGCCCACCGGTGGAACCTGGGCTACGTGCGCGAGCACGGCTTCCTGGGCCTCGAGGACCTCTGGGCCTGGGAGCAGCGGGGCCTGCAGAGCCAGAGCGAGCAGCAGCAGTACTACGCCTCCGCGTGGCTGTGGGTGCACTACCTGATGAACATGTACCCGGAGCGCTTCGAGGACTTCCAGGTGCGACTGGCCCACGCCGAGGAGCCGAAGCGGGCCTTCGAGGCCTCGTTCAAGGGCGTGCAGGACTGGGAGAGCGGAATCGTGCCGTACGCCACGGCCGGGCGCGCCAGCCTCCTCACCATGGCGCTGCCGCCGGTGCCGCAGCAGGTGGACGTGCGGCCGCTGGCCGCCGCGGACGTGCACGCCATCCGGGCCACGATGTACCTGCGGGCTCCGGGAGCGCTGACACGGGAGCAGCGCCAGGAGAACGCGAAGCGGGAAGTGGCACAGGGACTGAAGGAGGACCCCACGAGCGTCAACGCCACGATTCTGGCGGCCCAGCTCGATGAGAAGGCGGTGTCCGTGGACGCGTTGCGGGCGGTGGTGAAGGCGAATCCGGACAACGGCCGGGCATGGGACCTGCTGGCGGAGCACCTGGGGGCGACGAGCGAGGAGGCGATGGAGGTAGAGGGGACGCGCAAGCGTGCGGCGGAGTTGCTGCCGAACGATGCGCGCATCCTGAACAACCTGGCCTGGTACTACGTGCAGGTGCAGGAGCCGGCGAAGGGGCTCGCGGCGGCGCAGAAGGCGGTGTCGCTGGCGCCGGGAGATTCAGCGGTCCTGGACACGCATGCGGCGTTGTTGTTCCAGCTCGACCGCTGCCCGGAGGCACTGGGGATGCAGCGGCGCGCGCTGGACATGCTGCACGAGAACGCCTCGGACGCGGCGCGCGCCGTGCTCATGCAGCGGCTCCAGAAATACCAGGCGAAGTGCGGCGGCACTGCGGCGACGAAGCCGTGAGTGGATGGAAGTGGCGGGACGTCACGCTCCGCCGTCGGCTGTTCGAAGCTCCCGACGCATTGCCCGTCTGGCGTGGGCTGAACCGTGCAAAGAGGGCTGCGCATTCGTGGAACCCGACCTGGAGTTGGGTCATGGATATGCGCGAGCTGCTGCGGGAAGCCTATCCGAGCTATGGGCCGGACTGGGACGCTGCCATCGAGGCGGGCGTCGATGTTTCCCTTCTGGAAGAGAACCTCCTGCTCACTCCGACAGAGCGTCTCGAGCAGCTTCAGCGCATGACCGAGCTGTACGAGGCGCTGCGGCCCCATGCGGAGCAGCAAGACGACGAGACCTCATGACACCCACGCCAGAAAGTCCCTCGCTTCACACCTTGCCTGGAGTCTCAGGTCAGCAGGGGCGTCAGGTCCGGATCGCTCTTCGCCATTGCCCGGCGGTAGGCGGGGCGCTCGCCGATACGCTGGAGGTAGGCGCGGATGTTCGGATAAGGCCCCAGGTCCAGCGGCAGGAAGAGGCGCATCGTGCTCAGCGAGAACACGGTCATGATGTCCGCCGCCGTGAACTCCCGGCCGGCCAGGCAGGCGGCTTCGCCGAGCCGCGCCTCGACGAAGCTCAGGACCCGCTCCAGCCGTCCGCGCATCGCCGCGCGCACGGGGTGCTCGGGAGCCAGGCCCGCCTGGTTCATCCACAGCATCCGTCCCATCGCGGGCTGCAGGTTGCCGTTGGCGAAATGGAACCAGTAGAGATACGCCGCGTAGTCGGGGTGGTCCGGCCCCAGTCGCAGGCGGCCCTCGCCGTGCTTGACGATGATGTACTCGACGATTGCAGCGGACTCCGCCAGCAGCAGTCCGTCGTCCTCGACGAGCGGAGCCGCGCCGAGCGGATGCAACTCCTTCAGCTCCGGAGGCGACAGGTTGGTGACGGAGTCGCGCTGATAACGCCGCAGCTCATAGGGAACGCCCAGCTCCTCGCAAAGCCAGACGATGCGCTCTGACTGCGCATGCCCCAGGTGATGAATCTTCAGCATCGTGGTTCGAAGCTCCGTAATTGGAAGGATGAAAGTCCGGGTGCTGGAACACTCAAGTGCTCAGTCACCTACGGGTTCGGCGCGGCTCGCGATGAATGCTTGCGGGAGTCGCGGGGTGCGGCGGAGCACGGCGCCGGATGTCGGAGGGGGAGTAGCCGAAGCGCGAACGAAAGCGGGCGGAGAACCGCGAGGCGGAGTCGTAGCCGACGGCGAAGGCGACATCGAGCACGGGCGTGTCGGTGTTTTGAAGGAGCGCGAGGGCGTACGACATGCGTACGTCCTGGAGAAGGTCGCGGAAGCTGGTGCCTTCCGCGGCCAGGCGTCGTCGTAGCGTGGCGACGCTGCTGGCCGTGCGACGTGCGACTGTCTCCATCGACCAGTCCGCGTCAGGTGCCTCCGCGAGCAGTCCGCGCAAGCGAAGGCCCAGCGAAGGCGGCGTCACTTGCGGAAAGCGGAAGCCACGCTCCGCGAGCCAGAGCAGTACCTCGTGGAGACGATGGGTCGCGATTGCGGAAGGCAGCGCGGACGTCTCTCTCAGCCCGTCGAACGCCGCGTGGAAGGAGTCGCGGAAGGCTCCCTCGAGCGCGGCATGCCGCGTGACAGGAGCGCCAGGCGTGAGCGCCGAGACAGTCGTCGGTTGCGCCGAGACTGTTTCGGCGCTCCAGGACAGCCAGAGCGCTCGATAGCTGCCACGGCGGCCGGGTGTGTTCGAGATGTCGACGACCGCTCCAGCGCGAACGGCAAGCGCGTCCCCCTCGCTGGCGGTGCATTCCCCGCCGGGCCAGCGGATTCGCTTCCGCCCCTCCTCGACGAGAATCAGCGTCGACTGCTCCATCGTGAGCCGGCGTGAGGTGAGGTCGGAGCGCTGGATGACACGACCGGCAGCGCCCACCCCCGCACGCACGAGAATCGTGCGGGGCTCGGACACGGTGCTTGCTTCCTCGGCGGCTTGGGTCACGGCCAGCTCCTGGGAGTTCATGTCAAACGCAATACCTGACCGTCAGGCTCGCTTCGCCAAGCTTGTTCATCGTGGTGAACAGGCCCACGAGAGCGCCGCTCGCATCGTCAGGCACGGGGAGCGTATCGATGGACAGCGCGTGCAACGTGAACACGTAGCGATGCGCGGGGCCAGGCGGCGGAGCAGCGCCCACGTAACCGGGGCCGCCGATGTCCGTGCGCGTCTGTCGCGAGCGGCCGGGGAGTGCGGCAGCGCCACTCCCCGCCCCGGAAGCGAGCTCGGTGACGTCGGCGGGGATATCGACCACCACCCAGTGCCAGAACCCGGACCCCGTCGGAGCGTCCGGGTCGTACATCGTCAGGACCAGGCTCCGGGTTCCCTCCGGAACGCCCTCCCAGGAGAGCTGCGGCGACCGGTTCTCCCCCTGATGACCGAAGCCGTTGAAGACGTGTGCCGTGGAAAGCGTGCCGCCATCGTGAAGCTCGTTGCTGAACAAGCGAAAGGTCATATGTGCCTCGTGGTGTGTGACCTTTGTAGGCTCGAGGAGCGCACGCGTCGCGCCTCCGGCGCTCAAGATATGTGCCGAATCGCTCAGCGAAGACGCAGCAGCGTGACAGAGCGCATGCACCGTGAAGGCACCGGCCATCACGAACGCGAGCCGGCAGTCCCAGTCCCCTGCGAGGTCGAGTCCCAGGCGACCTCGAGGCTCTCGAACCCCGGGAATTAGAGGCCTCCATACACGATTGAAACACGGAGCGTGGAAACGGCGCGTTTTCGAGGTTGGGGCGGTGGACGGCGTGGGCCGGGACGTCCTTGAATCACGGCATGGCGCGCAAGCTTGGCGAGCAGTTGGTCCTGGATGGCGTGTTGACTCCGGAGCTGCTGTCCCGGGCGCTCGCGCGGCAGCAGGAGACGGGGCAGAAGCTGGGCGAGTGCCTGGTGCGGCTGGGCGTGGACGAGACTCCGGTGCTGCGCGTGCTGGCGCAGGAGCTGAAGACGCGCTTCGTGTCCACGGAGAAGCTGGCGCAGGCCAAGGTGGAGCCCGCGGTGCTGGAGCGGGTGCCGGTGCGGCTGGCGGAGGGCTTCGACTTCGTGCCGCTGCGCCTTGCACAGGACACGCTCTACGTGGCCATCGCGGAGCCGCAGCGGCAGCGAGCACTGGAGGAGATTGCCAGGACGGTGGGCGTGGCGCAGGTGCTGCCGTTCATCGCGGTGCGCCGCTCCATCCGGGCCGCCATCCGCAAGCACTACTACGCGGACGCGCAGGCCTTCGAGCACCCGCCGGAGGACGAGACGTGTCCGCACTGTGGCGCGTCGAGCCGGCCGGGAGACTTCCAGTGCGCACGCTGTGAGCTCCTGCTGGTGCGCGGTGTGGACGACCTGCCGCCCCGGGACAACGTGTCGCTGGTGCGCGCGCTGCTCACGAAGCCCGAGCAGACGGGCGCTCGCGGCGTGCCCCGGCCGTCGCGGGAGGAGGCGACGCGCGTGGTGTCCTTCCAGGCCCAGGCGAAGACGAAGGGGCCGCCGGTGCGGCCGGTCATCGCCGTCGGCCTGGACATCGTGAACCAGCCGCTCAGCCCGTTCGAGGCGTACCTGCTGTCGTTCGTGGACGGGCGGACGACGTTGGAGGAGATGGCACTCATCGCGCAGGTGACGGAGCTGGAGCTGCGCGCCATCTTCGAGTCGCTGTCGGAGCGCGGGGTGACGAAGCTGGTGGGCACGCTGGCGTCCGCGCAGGCGGCGATGGCGGAGCTGCCAGGCGAGGCGAAGCCCGCACCTCCGGCTCCGGCTCCGGCCCGGGCGACCGCACCGGAGGCCCCGGCGACGCGCGCTCCGGCAGCCGTGCCGGCCCCTGGGGCGGCGTCAGCGGCGCGTCCTCCTCCGGCGCGGACGGCGACCGCGTCCGCCCCGCCTCGCTCCGAGGATTCCAGCGAGCAGGTGCTCCAGCGCGTCGTCAAGCTGGAGAAGGAGGGGCGGATGGCGGAGGCGCTGGACCTGCTGGACCGGAGCATCGGCCTGCTGCCCGCACCCGCGCTGCTCTACAACCGCATGGGGTTGATTCTCCTGAACCACCACCGCGACTACGAGCGCGCCACCGCGCTGTTCCAGAAGGCCGCGGACCTGGAGCCGGAGAACAGCGTCTACACCATGAACCTGTACTCCGTGATGTGCCTCACCGCCGAGGCGACGAACGCGGGGCAGCAGAAGCCCCGGCGCTGAGATGCCACGGGACCTCCCGGCACCCGGGCCAGGAGGTCCCTCGCTTCACACGGTGCTCAGTCGCACTCGTGCGTCACGGTGTGCGCGGTGGCCTTCGGGCTCCAGCCCTCGTTGCCGTCCTTCTCGAAGAAGAACTTCGCGCGCTGGCGCTGACGCGTCCCCACCTCGTTGAGCGTGGCCGCGTCGTACAGGTGTCCGTTCACCATCGTGTAGCGCACCGTGCGCGTGTTCTGGAGCGCCTCCAGCGGGTTCTTGTCCAGGACGATGAGGTCCGCCAGCTTGCCCTCCTCCAGCGAGCCAATCTCCCCGTCCATCCCCAGGTATCGCGCGCCGTTCAGCGTCCCCACGCGCAGCGCCTGCAGCGGCTTCATCCCGCCCTGCCCCATCATCGAAATCTCCCAGTGCGCCGCGAGCCCCTCGCGCTGACCGTGCGCGCCCAGCTGCACGCTCACGCCCGAGTCATTCAGCTCCCGCGCGACTCGCGCCGCGTTGAAGTGGTTGAGCTCGTCCTCCGGCACCTCCATGCGGCGGCGGCTCCGGCTGTCCACCAGGCGCCTCGGGACGAAGGAGAGCAGCCGCTCGTCCTCCCAGACGTTCGTCGTCTGGTACCAGTAGTTCTCACCCCAGTTGCCGCCGTACGCCACGCCCAGCGTCGGCGTGTAGCCCGTGGTGCTCTTCCCCCAGAGCTGCCTCACGTCCGCGTAGATGCGCGCCACCGGAATCGCGTGCTCCACGCCCGTGTGCCCATCCACCACCATCGTCAGGTTGTGCTCCAGGAGCGAACCACCCTCCGGCACCACCAGCATCCCCAGCTCGCGCGCCGCCTGGAGAATCTTCTGACGCTGGTCTCGCCGCGGCTGGTTGTAGCTCTTCACGCTGAACGCGCCGATGGCCTTCATCCGCCGCAGGTGCGAGCGCGCATCCTCCAGCGAGTCAATCGGCGCGCGGTAGCCCGCGCCCGACGCGCCGTACAGAATCGTCCCCGTGGAGAAGATGCGCGGCGCCAGCAGCGCGCCCGTCTTCCCCAGCTCGCTCGCCGCGAACACCTGCTCCGACGAGTTCGACGGGTCGTGCAGCGTCGTCACGCCGTACGACAGCGACGCCGCATGCACCCAGCTCTGCTCCGGCATCAGCCCGTCCACGCCCATCGCCCCGTGCCAGTGCACGTCGATGAGGCCCGGCATCAGCGTCTTGCCCTTCACGTCCACCACCTTCGCGCCGGACGGCACCTGCACCTTCCCCGCCGGCCCCACCGCGACGATGCGGTTGCCCTTCACCACCACCACGCCGTTCTCCAGGACTTCGTCACCCTTCATCGTGATGACGCGCCCACCGACGAAGGCCAGCGTGCCCTCGGGCACGTCCGACTTCGTCAGGAAGGAGATGTCCACGCCCTTCTCCGGCGCCGCGGGCAGCTTCTCCGGCGCGCCGTCCATGAAGGCGAAGCTGTCCTTCAGCTCACGCGTGTAGAGCTCGGGCCCCAGCGCCCAGTGCAGGCGCTTGCCGTCGCCGGACCAGTGCAGGTACTCGCCCGCGTCCTTCGTCACCCGCGCCACCGGCAGCGCCTTCGCATCCGGCCCCACCGCCGCGGACTTCGCACCGCGCGGGAACGGGGTGATGAACGCGTTGAAGTTCTCCCGGAAGGCCACCCACTGCTCGTCCGGAGACACGCGGTACTCCGTGGCCTCGGCGCTCGTCAGGTGCGTGCGCTCCTCCCCGCCGTCCAGGCCGATGCTCTTCAGCGAGCGCACGTCCTCCTTCTCCTTCGACTCCACGTGCAGGAAGTACACGCGGTCCGAGCGCGCACCGAAGTGCGGCTGCTCGCCGTCGCGCGACAGCCGCTTCGCCGGACCACCCGAGGCCGGCATCACGAACAGGCCCGTCTCGCGGCTCCACTGTCCCGGCATCAGGTAGCCGTCACCCGTCGCGCGGTACACCAGCGACCTACCATCCGGGCTGAGCGCCGGCTCCACGTAGTAGCCCGGCTGCGTCGTCAGCACCTTGCCCTCGCCGCCCGTCGCGGACGCCACGCGGATGCTGCCGAACTTCTCGTCGTCCCACGTCGTGTAGACGATGGACTTCCCGTCGCGAGAGAACGACGGGTAGAACTCCAGGTGGTCCTCCTGCTTCGTCAGCCGCTTCGGCGTGCCGTTGGGCAAATCACGCACGTAGAGCTTCCCGAGCGCCTGGTACACCACGCGGTCTCCGCGCGGCGACACCTGCACCCAGCGCAGCATCTTCGCCTCGAACTTCTCCGGCGCCACGGCCTGCGGCGTGCGCACCGCCTGGAAAATCGTGCGCGTGTCCCTCACGTGGAAGGGAATGACAGACACCTTCTTCGACGCCACGTCGATGCGCTGAAGCTTGCCGCCCGCCCAGAAGACAATCTGGTTGTCCGGCGTCCACGCCATGCTCGGGTACACGCCGTGGATGGCCCACGTCTCCTGCATGTCGCGGTCCAGCCCGTCATACAGCGGGCGCTCGGCGCCGGAGGCCACGTCGGTGACGTAGAGCACGCTCTTGCCGCGCACGCGGCGGATGAACGCGAGCTGCTTGCCGTCCCGCGACGGCGTGGGCCGGATGGAGCCACCCGGGCCCGAGACGAAGGGGTCGATTTCCTTCGTGTCCAAATCCAGCCGCTGGATGGCGTAGATTTCGCCGTTGGGGTCCTTGTTGTATTCGAACGTCTTGCCCGGCGTGACGTCCTGGCTGAAGTAGACGTAGCGGCCGTCGGGGGAGAACGCGGGCTCGCCCAAATCCTTCTGGTCATTGGCGCGCTCGGTGAGCTGCACGCCCTCGCCGCCGGAGCGGTGGTACATCCACACCTCGCCCGCGCCCAGCGAGCGCCGCGCCGTGAAGTGCTTGCGCGCGACGATGAACTGGCCGTCCGGGCTCCACGCGGGGCTGTTGAGCAGGCGGAACTTCTCCTGCGTCACCGCCTGCGGCTTCGAGCCGTCCCGCTTCATCACCCAGATGTTGTCGCCGCCGCCCCTGTCGCTGGTGAAGGCGATGGACTTCCCGTCCGGGCTGTAGCGCGGCTGCATGTCCCAGGCGACGCCGGACGTCAGCGACTTCGCCTCGCCGCCGCCGATGGGCAGTTCGTAGATGTCGCCCAGCAGGTCGAAGACGAGCGCGTCTCCCTTCGGGCTGACGTCCACGTTCATCCACGTGCCCTCGGTGACGTCGATGCTCACCTGGGTGGCGGGGAAACCCGGCGCGTCCACCTTCCACGCGTCCTTTTCCTCACCCTCCTTCGCCGCGTCCTTGGCGTCGGCGGTGGCGGGCGTGCCCCCGTCCACCTCGGCGGCGCGGGCGGCCTCACGCGCGGCGTCATCCTTCTGCTTCTGCTCGGGCGGAGGGGGCTGGTCCTGCTTCGCGGCGGGGGGCGTCGTGGGCGGCGCGGCCAGCAGCGCACCGGGCAGCAGCAGCGCGGCGCAGAGGGCGGAGGTCAGTCGTTTCACCGGAAGTCCTCGTGAAAGGGGCGGGATGTGTCGGGTGGGAGAGAGTAGCCGGCCCCGGGGGGTCGGAGGTTGCGGCCGTGAACAGGCCAGCGGGCAAGCGTGTTCCTGGCGGTGTAAGGTGCGCCAACGGTGAAGCGGAAGGCGCCCCGGGAGTCACGGCCTGGCGCTTCGCGAGACACCGCCGTACCGAGGGGGGCACACCATGCAGCGCGGCAACACCATCCGGGCCACGGGCCCGCTCCCTGGCCGGGAGGACCGGCCATGAAGAAGCTCGCCGTCCTCGTCATCCATGGCATCGAGGTGGACGACCCGGGCCTCTATGACACCGCCCTGCGCAGGCTGCGCGAGCAGTTCACGGAGCATGCCGGCCCCGCCGCCGTGGACGCACTGGTGGTGGAGACCGTGAACTGGGCCTCCGTGCTGGAGGGCGCGGAGCGGAAGTTCCTCGCGCGGAACGCGCCTTCCGACGCGGACGCGGAGGGCTACTGGAAGTCGCTCTACGACGGCGTGCGCGCCGTCAACCAGGGCCGCGAGTCCGCGCTGGTGCCGCTGATGCTGCGCATGATGAAGCCGTCGCTGCGCGGCATGGACTTGCGCTACCCCGGCCTGCGCTGGCTGATGGTGCACTTCGTGGGCGACATCATCGCCTACCAGAGCAACCCCGCGGACCCGGACGTGTACACGGGCATCCACCGCAAGGTGGCCGAGGCGCTTGGCCGGCTCCGTGCGAAGGCCGGAGACACCGCGCCCCTGTGCGTCATCTCGCACAGCCTGGGCAGCGTCATCGCGAGCAACTACTTCTACGACCTGCAGACGCACCGGCAGACGGGGCGCGACATCATCGAGACGTCGGTGTGCGAGGCGCAGGGCGACTCACCGCTGGAGCGCGGCGAGACGCTGAGCCGCTTCTACACGCTGGGCACGCCCATGGCGCTGTGGAGCCTGCGCTACCGGCACACGGAGCTGGACCAGCCCGTCCAGGTGCCCGCGCCGGAGCTGGAGCACTACCACCCGGAAATCGGCGGCGAGTGGCTCAACTTCCATGACGACGATGACGTCTTCGCGTGGCCGCTCCAGCCGCTCAGCGACGCGTACCGGGAGACCGTGCGGGACATCCCCGTGCGCCTGGCTGGACCGCTGTTCTCGTGGACGCCGATGGTGCACCCCTTCTACTGGTCGGACGAGGCGGTGATGGGGCCCATCGGCAGGTCCCTCGCGGACGCGTGGCGGGATTTCAAGGCCACGCCGCCCGTGCCGACCGTGGCCGCATAGACATGCGAGCGCGGCCCCGTGCCTCGCGGACGATGAGCGAAGCGCGCGCACGGGGCGTGTGGGGTG comes from Pyxidicoccus parkwaysis and encodes:
- a CDS encoding DUF1570 domain-containing protein, translating into MNWRMALACLSLMVATGCAGTRALCPQEGGRPWSEVQSTHFRIQTNLSPEAAKTTALELEKYRRALLLAWGPDFDPPGTVEVILVRNQSELDEFTQGHAAGFAGTTERGPLMAMAGNGFVLDDSPDLRLQTHELAHYLSTFVLLRQPRWLAEGLAQYLETIHIKVSTNEVVLGRAHRWNLGYVREHGFLGLEDLWAWEQRGLQSQSEQQQYYASAWLWVHYLMNMYPERFEDFQVRLAHAEEPKRAFEASFKGVQDWESGIVPYATAGRASLLTMALPPVPQQVDVRPLAAADVHAIRATMYLRAPGALTREQRQENAKREVAQGLKEDPTSVNATILAAQLDEKAVSVDALRAVVKANPDNGRAWDLLAEHLGATSEEAMEVEGTRKRAAELLPNDARILNNLAWYYVQVQEPAKGLAAAQKAVSLAPGDSAVLDTHAALLFQLDRCPEALGMQRRALDMLHENASDAARAVLMQRLQKYQAKCGGTAATKP
- a CDS encoding general secretion pathway protein GspE, with the protein product MARKLGEQLVLDGVLTPELLSRALARQQETGQKLGECLVRLGVDETPVLRVLAQELKTRFVSTEKLAQAKVEPAVLERVPVRLAEGFDFVPLRLAQDTLYVAIAEPQRQRALEEIARTVGVAQVLPFIAVRRSIRAAIRKHYYADAQAFEHPPEDETCPHCGASSRPGDFQCARCELLLVRGVDDLPPRDNVSLVRALLTKPEQTGARGVPRPSREEATRVVSFQAQAKTKGPPVRPVIAVGLDIVNQPLSPFEAYLLSFVDGRTTLEEMALIAQVTELELRAIFESLSERGVTKLVGTLASAQAAMAELPGEAKPAPPAPAPARATAPEAPATRAPAAVPAPGAASAARPPPARTATASAPPRSEDSSEQVLQRVVKLEKEGRMAEALDLLDRSIGLLPAPALLYNRMGLILLNHHRDYERATALFQKAADLEPENSVYTMNLYSVMCLTAEATNAGQQKPRR
- a CDS encoding helix-turn-helix transcriptional regulator; amino-acid sequence: MNSQELAVTQAAEEASTVSEPRTILVRAGVGAAGRVIQRSDLTSRRLTMEQSTLILVEEGRKRIRWPGGECTASEGDALAVRAGAVVDISNTPGRRGSYRALWLSWSAETVSAQPTTVSALTPGAPVTRHAALEGAFRDSFHAAFDGLRETSALPSAIATHRLHEVLLWLAERGFRFPQVTPPSLGLRLRGLLAEAPDADWSMETVARRTASSVATLRRRLAAEGTSFRDLLQDVRMSYALALLQNTDTPVLDVAFAVGYDSASRFSARFRSRFGYSPSDIRRRAPPHPATPASIHREPRRTRR
- a CDS encoding glutathione S-transferase family protein; the protein is MLKIHHLGHAQSERIVWLCEELGVPYELRRYQRDSVTNLSPPELKELHPLGAAPLVEDDGLLLAESAAIVEYIIVKHGEGRLRLGPDHPDYAAYLYWFHFANGNLQPAMGRMLWMNQAGLAPEHPVRAAMRGRLERVLSFVEARLGEAACLAGREFTAADIMTVFSLSTMRLFLPLDLGPYPNIRAYLQRIGERPAYRRAMAKSDPDLTPLLT
- a CDS encoding amidohydrolase family protein, which produces MKRLTSALCAALLLPGALLAAPPTTPPAAKQDQPPPPEQKQKDDAAREAARAAEVDGGTPATADAKDAAKEGEEKDAWKVDAPGFPATQVSIDVTEGTWMNVDVSPKGDALVFDLLGDIYELPIGGGEAKSLTSGVAWDMQPRYSPDGKSIAFTSDRGGGDNIWVMKRDGSKPQAVTQEKFRLLNSPAWSPDGQFIVARKHFTARRSLGAGEVWMYHRSGGEGVQLTERANDQKDLGEPAFSPDGRYVYFSQDVTPGKTFEYNKDPNGEIYAIQRLDLDTKEIDPFVSGPGGSIRPTPSRDGKQLAFIRRVRGKSVLYVTDVASGAERPLYDGLDRDMQETWAIHGVYPSMAWTPDNQIVFWAGGKLQRIDVASKKVSVIPFHVRDTRTIFQAVRTPQAVAPEKFEAKMLRWVQVSPRGDRVVYQALGKLYVRDLPNGTPKRLTKQEDHLEFYPSFSRDGKSIVYTTWDDEKFGSIRVASATGGEGKVLTTQPGYYVEPALSPDGRSLVYRATGDGYLMPGQWSRETGLFVMPASGGPAKRLSRDGEQPHFGARSDRVYFLHVESKEKEDVRSLKSIGLDGGEERTHLTSAEATEYRVSPDEQWVAFRENFNAFITPFPRGAKSAAVGPDAKALPVARVTKDAGEYLHWSGDGKRLHWALGPELYTRELKDSFAFMDGAPEKLPAAPEKGVDISFLTKSDVPEGTLAFVGGRVITMKGDEVLENGVVVVKGNRIVAVGPAGKVQVPSGAKVVDVKGKTLMPGLIDVHWHGAMGVDGLMPEQSWVHAASLSYGVTTLHDPSNSSEQVFAASELGKTGALLAPRIFSTGTILYGASGAGYRAPIDSLEDARSHLRRMKAIGAFSVKSYNQPRRDQRQKILQAARELGMLVVPEGGSLLEHNLTMVVDGHTGVEHAIPVARIYADVRQLWGKSTTGYTPTLGVAYGGNWGENYWYQTTNVWEDERLLSFVPRRLVDSRSRRRMEVPEDELNHFNAARVARELNDSGVSVQLGAHGQREGLAAHWEISMMGQGGMKPLQALRVGTLNGARYLGMDGEIGSLEEGKLADLIVLDKNPLEALQNTRTVRYTMVNGHLYDAATLNEVGTRQRQRAKFFFEKDGNEGWSPKATAHTVTHECD
- a CDS encoding YbhB/YbcL family Raf kinase inhibitor-like protein; the protein is MTFRLFSNELHDGGTLSTAHVFNGFGHQGENRSPQLSWEGVPEGTRSLVLTMYDPDAPTGSGFWHWVVVDIPADVTELASGAGSGAAALPGRSRQTRTDIGGPGYVGAAPPPGPAHRYVFTLHALSIDTLPVPDDASGALVGLFTTMNKLGEASLTVRYCV